CTTCGCCTGAATGTCGTCGGCGTCAGGCTCGGAAGCTTCAACCGCCGTCTTCAGGCTGGCAATGGCGTCTTCGATCGCCTTGCGGTCGGTCTCGGAAACCTTGTCGCCATATTCCTTCACCGACTTTTCGGTGGAGTGAATAAGGCTTTCTGCCTGGTTCTTGGCTTCGACACCCGCACGACGCTTCTTGTCGGTTTCGGCATTGGCCTCAGCGTCCTTGACCATCTTTTCGATGTCGGCGTCGGACAGACCACCGGAGGCCTGGATGCGGATCTGCTGTTCCTTGCCGGTGCCCTTGTCCTTGGCGGATACCTGCACGATGCCGTTGGCGTCGATATCGAAGGTAACTTCGATCTGCGGAACGCCACGCGGCGACGGCGGCAGACCAACGAGGTCGAACTGGCCGAGCAGCTTGTTGTCCTGCGCCATTTCACGCTCGCCCTGCGAAACGCGGATGGTCACGGCCGACTGGTTGTCTTCGGCGGTCGAGAAGGTCTGGCTCTTCTTCGTCGGGATCGTCGTGTTGCGATCGATCAGACGGGTGAAGACGCCACCCAGCGTTTCGATGCCGAGAGACAGCGGGGTCACGTCGAGCAGCAGAACATCCTTGACGTCACCCTGCAGAACGCCGGCCTGAATGGCGGCGCCCATGGCAACCACTTCATCCGGGTTCACGCCCTTGTGCGGCTCCTTGCCGAACAGCTGCTTGACGACTTCCTGCACCTTCGGCATGCGGCTCATACCACCAACGAGAACGACTTCGTCGATCTCGGCTGCGGTAACGCCGGCATCCTTCAGCGCCGCCTTGCAAGGTGCGACGGTGCGCTGCACCAGATCGTCAACCAGGCTTTCGAACTTGGCGCGGGTGAGCTTCAGCGTCAGATGCTTCGGACCGGAAGCGTCAGCCGTGATGAAGGGCAGGTTGATTTCGGTCTGCTGCGAAGACGAAAGTTCGATCTTTGCCTTTTCGGCAGCTTCCTTGAGGCGCTGCAGAGCGAGCTTGTCGTTCTTCAGGTCGATGCCCTGATCCTTCTTGAACTCGCCGGCCAGATATTCGACCAGACGCATGTCGAAGTCTTCACCACCGAGGAAGGTATCGCCGTTGGTCGACTTCACTTCGAAGACGCCGTCGCCGATTTCCAGAACGGAAATATCGAAGGTACCGCCGCCAAGGTCATAAACGGCGATCGTCTTGCCGTCCTTCTTGTCGAGGCCGTAAGCGAGTGCAGCTGCAGTCGGCTCGTTGATGATACGCAGAACATCAAGACCGGCGATGCGGCCGGCATCCTTGGTTGCCTGGCGCTGCGCGTCGTTGAAGTAGGCCGGAACGGTGATGACGGCCTTCTCGACCTTTTCGCCGAGATAGGATTCAGCCGTTTCCTTCATCTTCTGAAGGATCATCGCGGAAATCTGCGAAGGGGAATAGTTCTTGTCCTGCGCCTTCACCCAGGCGTCACCATTGTCGCCATTGACGATCTCGAAGGGGACGAGGTGCTTGTCCTTTTCAACGGTCGGGTCTTCATAACGACGGCCGATGAGGCGCTTGACCGCAAACAGGGTGTTGGTCGGGTTGGTGACGGCCTGGCGCTTGGCCGGCTGGCCGACAAGGCGTTCGCCATCGTCGGAAAATGCCACCATGGACGGCGTGGTGCGTGCACCTTCCGCGTTTTCAATTACTTTCGTGTCCTTGCCGTCCATCACTGCGACGCAGGAATTGGTCGTGCCAAGGTCGATACCGATTACTTTTGCCATGCTCTTCTCTCCTTGAAGCGAGCTGCCGGAACCCCGTGAGGCATTCTTGTGGCAACTCCTTGACTTGGATTTGCAACATTCGCTGCAGTTCTGCGGCGTATATAAGGAGCGATTTTTCCTGCTGCAAGGCGCAAGAGAGGGGTAAGCGCAGCAAAAAGCGCAGGAAACCTCAGTCTGTGCGGAAGCATAGCCATCAACGCTTGCGGAAACGGGAAAACGCGACTTTGACGCTATGCTGTCCCACCATCAGATGTGCTGGCGGACGGAGACGTGCGAAGTTCAATTTTGGCGGCTATTGCGCACGGCAGGGGCCATGGCGGGTTACGTGGGGTGTGGTGCTCCCGCGAAGTTTTTCCTTTTGGTCATGCTGCAAATGGCCTTGATAACCGTCTGCTCGAGTTCGCCTGGAAGGTCGTGCCCCATCCCTTCGATCGGCAGATAAATCGCATTTGGAATCGAAAGCGCCGTATCCTGACCGCAGGCTGACGGGATCAATGGATCGTCGGTTCCGTGAATGACGAGCGTCAGTGCTGTAATCGTCGCCAGACGCGAGCGTCGGTCTCCTGCCACCGCCATGCCTGCGATCTGCCGTGCCACGCCATCGGGATCATGGTTTCGACGCACCTCTTCCAGCAGGAGGGTACGATGGGCATCTTCGTTGAACGGATAACCGATACTGGCAATCCGGCGGGCGAAAGCGAGGCGCGCAGCCAGAAACCCCTGCTGATCGATGGCGGGGTCAGGCGCGGGCGCCATCATCATTGCCATGACATCGGGTGCCGCCTGCGGCAGGGCGGGATTACCGGTGCTGGACATGATCGAAGTTAAGGAAAGGACGCGGTCTGGATGATCACTCGCAAGGACCTGTGCGATCATTCCTCCCATCGAGCGTCCAACGACATGCGCCTTTGCGATACCGAGTGTGTCGAGGAGGCTGACGGCGTCGGCCGCCATATCGCCAAGTGTATAGGGCACCTGGGGCCGACGTCCTGCCATCAATGCGGATGCAAGTGCGCCGAAATCCGGTGGGGGCGAACTGCTGAAGTGGGTGGAGCAGCCGGTATCGCGATTGTCGAAGCGGATTACGCGATAACCCGCTGCGGCCAGATGCTCGCAAAAAGGTATCGTCCAGCGGATCATCTGCGTCCCCAGACCGGAAATCAGCAGGATCGCCTCATCGGTTACATCACCGAAACTGTCCCAGGCGAGTTCGATGCCATTGGATCTTGCAATATTCATGGCTGCTCTCCAGCGGAAATCATTGGAAACAGGGCATGGGCTCTGCTCTGCTCGTGGTGTTCTGTTTCCCGGCGCGTCAAGAATGCCGCCGGTCGTGCGACCTGAATGCGAGGCGCAGGGCATAGGCCCTGATATCTGCGGGCCATGATGTGGTCCGTTCTTCCAGCGCGGGGCGGTCGTCTGCAAAAAGAGCTCGTATCGCTTCCTCATAGCCGGGGAGGTTTCCCGCGATCGCTTGCATGAACTGATACGCGGCCTCCTGTGCCGCCCGCTTTTCCTGATGCGGATGCCCAGCCTTTCTGGCCTCGTCCACCAGACGCCTTAATGCCGCTGAAGCGCCGCCGGGCTGGGCGGCAAGCCACTCCCACTGTCGCGGCAGCAGGGTCACTTCGCGGGCGACGACCCCCAGTTTCGGTCGTCCGCGGCTCTTCGGATTCTGTCCTTCCTCCGAAACCGTCGGGCCGGACGTTGTATCGGCCTCCGGTCGATCGCTTCGCACAATTGCCTTTGGCAGGTGGGAGAGCCGTTCAACGATTTCCGTATCGGTGCCACGCAGATCGAGATCGACGACACGACCTGTGGCATCGTCGAATACGAGGATCGTTTTGTCCGTCTCGCCCAATCGGCGGATCGCGATGGCCACTTCGGCCAGAAGACCGCTGAGCAGTAATCG
The Agrobacterium cucumeris DNA segment above includes these coding regions:
- the dnaK gene encoding molecular chaperone DnaK, producing MAKVIGIDLGTTNSCVAVMDGKDTKVIENAEGARTTPSMVAFSDDGERLVGQPAKRQAVTNPTNTLFAVKRLIGRRYEDPTVEKDKHLVPFEIVNGDNGDAWVKAQDKNYSPSQISAMILQKMKETAESYLGEKVEKAVITVPAYFNDAQRQATKDAGRIAGLDVLRIINEPTAAALAYGLDKKDGKTIAVYDLGGGTFDISVLEIGDGVFEVKSTNGDTFLGGEDFDMRLVEYLAGEFKKDQGIDLKNDKLALQRLKEAAEKAKIELSSSQQTEINLPFITADASGPKHLTLKLTRAKFESLVDDLVQRTVAPCKAALKDAGVTAAEIDEVVLVGGMSRMPKVQEVVKQLFGKEPHKGVNPDEVVAMGAAIQAGVLQGDVKDVLLLDVTPLSLGIETLGGVFTRLIDRNTTIPTKKSQTFSTAEDNQSAVTIRVSQGEREMAQDNKLLGQFDLVGLPPSPRGVPQIEVTFDIDANGIVQVSAKDKGTGKEQQIRIQASGGLSDADIEKMVKDAEANAETDKKRRAGVEAKNQAESLIHSTEKSVKEYGDKVSETDRKAIEDAIASLKTAVEASEPDADDIQAKTQTLMEVSMKLGQAIYEAQQAEAGDASEGGKDDVVDADYEEIKDDKKSA
- a CDS encoding alpha/beta fold hydrolase translates to MNIARSNGIELAWDSFGDVTDEAILLISGLGTQMIRWTIPFCEHLAAAGYRVIRFDNRDTGCSTHFSSSPPPDFGALASALMAGRRPQVPYTLGDMAADAVSLLDTLGIAKAHVVGRSMGGMIAQVLASDHPDRVLSLTSIMSSTGNPALPQAAPDVMAMMMAPAPDPAIDQQGFLAARLAFARRIASIGYPFNEDAHRTLLLEEVRRNHDPDGVARQIAGMAVAGDRRSRLATITALTLVIHGTDDPLIPSACGQDTALSIPNAIYLPIEGMGHDLPGELEQTVIKAICSMTKRKNFAGAPHPT
- a CDS encoding DUF2239 family protein — encoded protein: MSNPPSRPCTAFSGDRLLLSGLLAEVAIAIRRLGETDKTILVFDDATGRVVDLDLRGTDTEIVERLSHLPKAIVRSDRPEADTTSGPTVSEEGQNPKSRGRPKLGVVAREVTLLPRQWEWLAAQPGGASAALRRLVDEARKAGHPHQEKRAAQEAAYQFMQAIAGNLPGYEEAIRALFADDRPALEERTTSWPADIRAYALRLAFRSHDRRHS